CGCGACGGCGGCCGCGTTGCCGGTGAGGATGGACGTCCACAGCTGCGGGTCGCCGTCGGCCACCCTGGTCACGTCGCGGACGCCCTGCCCGGCCAGCCGGGTGTCCGCGTCGGCGAGCTGCGCGGCCATCACGGACGCGAGCAGGTGCGGGGCATGCGACACGATCGCGACGGCGGCGTCGTGCTCGTCCTCGCTCATCAGCAGCGGCGTCGCCCCGACGGCCGTGGCGAAGGCGCGCACGGTGGCGAGCACCGCCGGGCTCGCCGTGCCCGGGCAGATCGCCCACGGCCGGCCGAGGAACAGGTCACCGGCGGCGGCGCGCGGGCCGGACAGCTCCCGACCGGCGAGCGGGTGCCCACCGGCGTAGCTGGACAGGTCGCACCCGAGCCGGGCGGCGTCGGCGCGCGGCCGGGCCTTCACGCTCGCGACGTCCGTGTACGCGATGCCGACCTTGCGTTCCTGCCAGCGCGCCAGCTCGGCGCCGACCAGGTGCGGCGGTACGGCGAGCAGCACCAGGTCGACGGTGACGCCGTCGGCGTAGACCTCGCCGGCGCCGAGCCGGCTTGCCCACGCGAGGTTCTCCTCGTCGGTGTCGTGCAGGAACACCTCGGCGCCCGCGGCGCGTGCGGCGAGCGCGGCGGAGGTGCCCATCAGGCCGGTGCCGACGACCAGCAGCCGCGACGGCATCGCGGCCTGGCCGTCCCCTGGTGTGCTGGTCACAGGCCAACCTCCTGGTAGAGGGAACCCACTTCCGCGGTCGTGAGGTCGCGGGTGCGTCCCGGCGGCAGGTTGCCGAGCTCGACCGGGCCGAACTTCGTCCGCACCAGCCGCTGCACCGGATGGCCGACCTCCGCGAGCAGCCGCCGGACGATCCGGTTGCGTCCTTCGTGCAGTACCAGTTCGACGAGCGTACGCCCGGGGTTGCGCTCGACCACCGTGAACTCGTCCACGCGCGCCATGCCGTCCTCCAGCTCGACGCCTTCGCGCAGCCGCTCCCCCAGCCGGTTGGGCACGTTGCCGCGCACCTCGGCGACGTACGTCTTCTGCACCCCGTGCGACGGGTGCGCCAACCGGTGCGCGAGGTCGCCGTCGTTGGTGAGCAGCAGCAGGCCTTCCGTCGGGGTGTCCAGCCGGCCGACGTGGAACAGCCGCGCGGGCACCTCGTGGACGAAGCCGGCCAGGCAGCGGCGGCCCTCCGGGTCGTCCATCGTGCTGACCACCCCTGGCGGCTTGTTCAGCGCGAGGTAGACCTGGTCGGGCGCGGACGGGATGCGCAGGCCGTCCACCCGCACGATGACCGCGCCGGGGTCGACCTTCGCGCCGAGCACCGCGACGACGCCGTCGACGGTGACGCGGCCGTCGGCGATCAGGTCCTCGCAGGCCCGGCGGCTGCCGAAGCCGGCCTGGGCCAGCACGCGCTGCAGCCGGACCGCAGCGCCGGTGTCGTCGGTCAACCCGCGACTTCCTCGGCGTCGTCGAGCTCGTCCACCTCGGGGAGGTACGGAGCGATGTCCGGCAGGTCGTCCAGGTTCTGCAGGCCGAGCCGCTCCAGGAAGTACGTGGTCGTGCGGTAGAGGAGGGCGTTGCTCTCCTGCTCGGTGCCGGCCTCCGCGATCAGCCCGCGGTTGACGAGGGTGCGCACGACGCCGTCGCAGTTCACGCCGCGGATCGCGGAGACCCGCGCGCGGCTCACCGGCTGGCGGTACGCGATGACGGCGAGCGTCTCGAGCGCGGCCTGGGTCAGCCGGGCCTGCTGCCCGTCGAGGATGAACCGCTCGACCACGGGGGCGCACTCCGGCCGGCTGTAGAAGCGCCACCCGCCCGCGACGGCGCGCAGGTCGAAGCCGCGCCCGGCCTCGGTGTACTCCGCGGCGAGCCGGTGTAGCGTCTCCTCGACCTCGACCCGCGGGGTCTCGAGCACCTGCGCCAGCTGCACCGCAGGAATCGGCTCGTCGACGACCATCAGCACCGCCTCCAGGGCGCTGGCCAGATCGGGCACCCCGGACGGCCCACCGTCCGCATGCTCCTCACCGGCATCGACGGGCGCGTTCCCGTTGACGTGCGGCTCCCCACCGGCGGGAATGTCGGCGTGCTCGCCCGCCTCGACGGCCGGCTCGGTGTCGGCGGCGGCTTGCGCGTCGTCGGAGTCGCCCCCGGCCAGGTCGGTGGGCCCGTGCCCGGCGGTCTCGGCGAGGTCGGGCTCCTCGGCCGCCGCTTGCACCGCGACATCGCCGGACTCCGCCTCGGCCGCGGCTCCGTCGGTCGGCTGCGCCTCGTCGGCGGCCGGTTGGTCGGCGGCGGTCAGGTCGGCCTGCTCGCCGGGCTCCTGGTCGGCCACTGCCGGTTCGGCAGCGGTCGGCTCCGCCTGCTCGGCGGCGGGGTCCCCGGTGGCCTGCTCGGCGGGGTCCGGGTCGGCGGCCGGTTGGTCGGCGGCGGTCAGGTCGGCCTGCTCGCCGGGCTGGGCCTCGTCGGCTGTGGGGTCGTCGGGGTGGTTGGCCGGGTCGGCGGGCGCCTCGGTCACCGGGTCGTGGTCCGGTGTCATGCCGGTCACTGCTGTCCTCCACCGCTGGGTTGGTCACTGGGGTCTGGCCCGCCGGCCTCCGCGTCCGGAGCGGTGCCGCCGGCCGGGGCTGTGGGGCCGAGCCGGTCGTACTCGTCGCTGACCTGGACGTCCTGGTCGTCGCTGCCGGTCCAGCGGACGTTCAGCTCGCCGAGCGGGGTGACCTGCTCGAACGACACCACGGACTCCCGGAAAAGCTCGAGCAGCGCCAGGAACCTGGCGATCACCTCGATCGAGTTGGCGCAGTCGGCGGTCAAGGTACGGAAGTTCGACTGCCGGCACTTGCGCAACCGCTCGACCAGCAGCACCGCCTGCTCGCGGACGCTCACCGCCGGGTGGTGGATGTGCTCCACCCCGACGCGTTCCGGCTCCTTCGGGACCAGCGCGACCGCCGCCATCCTGGCGAGGTCCTCCGCCCCGACCGCGAGCACCACCTCGGGCAGCACGTCCGCGTACCGTGGCTCCAGCGTGACGCTGCGCGGGTAGATACGGTTCGCCTCCGCCATCCGGCCGGCGAACTCCGCGGCCACCTGCTTGTACGCCTTGTACTGCATCAGCCGGGCGAACAGCAGGTCGCGTGCCTCGAGCAGGGCGAGGTCGTCCTCGTCATCGATGTCGGCCTGCGGCAGCAGCCTGGCGGCCTTCAGGTCGAGCAGCGTCGCCGCGACGACCAGGAAGTGCGTGGTCTGCTCCAGGTCCCACTCGGAGCCGTACGCGTTGATGTACGCGAGGAAGTCGTCGGTGACCTTGGCCAGCGCCACCTCGGTGACGTCCAGCTTGTGCTTCGCGATCAGGCCGAGCAGCAGGTCGAACGGGCCGTCGAAGACGTCCAGGTGCACCTCGAACTGCGGCCTGGCCATCGGCACGACGGGGTCGTCGGACGGCGTGCCAGGCACCACCTCGGCGTCGCCTGGGATCTCGCCCGAGGTGGCTGGCTCGTCAGTCACGGCTGACACTTGACCTCGATCTCTGCTCTGCCGCGCCGGTGGCAGCTCCCCCGGCGCCGGACGGTCGTCCAGCTAGCAAGGGTACGGGCACCGCCGACGGGCCCCGTGGCGTGGCTACCGCCAGGGGCCCGCCCGCCGGGAGGCACGGCCCTAGAGGCCGTCGCGGAGACGTTGGACGAGCACGCTGTTGCCGCCGTGCTCCTCGAGATCCTCGAGCAGCGCGGCCACCGCCTCGCGGACGATGCGGCCGCGGTCCGCGGTGAGCCCGTGGTGCCGTCGCAGCACGAGCCGGGCGTGCTCGAGGTCGAACAGCTCGTCCGACGACACGTAGACGGTGATCTTCTCGTCGTGCTTCTCCCG
This genomic stretch from Streptosporangiales bacterium harbors:
- a CDS encoding pseudouridine synthase; protein product: MTDDTGAAVRLQRVLAQAGFGSRRACEDLIADGRVTVDGVVAVLGAKVDPGAVIVRVDGLRIPSAPDQVYLALNKPPGVVSTMDDPEGRRCLAGFVHEVPARLFHVGRLDTPTEGLLLLTNDGDLAHRLAHPSHGVQKTYVAEVRGNVPNRLGERLREGVELEDGMARVDEFTVVERNPGRTLVELVLHEGRNRIVRRLLAEVGHPVQRLVRTKFGPVELGNLPPGRTRDLTTAEVGSLYQEVGL
- the scpB gene encoding SMC-Scp complex subunit ScpB, which gives rise to MTPDHDPVTEAPADPANHPDDPTADEAQPGEQADLTAADQPAADPDPAEQATGDPAAEQAEPTAAEPAVADQEPGEQADLTAADQPAADEAQPTDGAAAEAESGDVAVQAAAEEPDLAETAGHGPTDLAGGDSDDAQAAADTEPAVEAGEHADIPAGGEPHVNGNAPVDAGEEHADGGPSGVPDLASALEAVLMVVDEPIPAVQLAQVLETPRVEVEETLHRLAAEYTEAGRGFDLRAVAGGWRFYSRPECAPVVERFILDGQQARLTQAALETLAVIAYRQPVSRARVSAIRGVNCDGVVRTLVNRGLIAEAGTEQESNALLYRTTTYFLERLGLQNLDDLPDIAPYLPEVDELDDAEEVAG
- a CDS encoding segregation/condensation protein A, with amino-acid sequence MARPQFEVHLDVFDGPFDLLLGLIAKHKLDVTEVALAKVTDDFLAYINAYGSEWDLEQTTHFLVVAATLLDLKAARLLPQADIDDEDDLALLEARDLLFARLMQYKAYKQVAAEFAGRMAEANRIYPRSVTLEPRYADVLPEVVLAVGAEDLARMAAVALVPKEPERVGVEHIHHPAVSVREQAVLLVERLRKCRQSNFRTLTADCANSIEVIARFLALLELFRESVVSFEQVTPLGELNVRWTGSDDQDVQVSDEYDRLGPTAPAGGTAPDAEAGGPDPSDQPSGGGQQ
- a CDS encoding prephenate dehydrogenase, with protein sequence MPSRLLVVGTGLMGTSAALAARAAGAEVFLHDTDEENLAWASRLGAGEVYADGVTVDLVLLAVPPHLVGAELARWQERKVGIAYTDVASVKARPRADAARLGCDLSSYAGGHPLAGRELSGPRAAAGDLFLGRPWAICPGTASPAVLATVRAFATAVGATPLLMSEDEHDAAVAIVSHAPHLLASVMAAQLADADTRLAGQGVRDVTRVADGDPQLWTSILTGNAAAVADVLDGAAHDARQVAAALRAVAAGDEAATTEVHALLTRGVAGRLALPGKHGGPTRIYAVVTVVLPDEPGQLAQLFHDADAAGVNVEDISLEHAPGALVGVVELSVRPESRDALVAGLRATGWDVSG